In Pongo abelii isolate AG06213 chromosome X, NHGRI_mPonAbe1-v2.0_pri, whole genome shotgun sequence, one DNA window encodes the following:
- the LOC100437875 gene encoding zinc finger protein 81, with protein sequence MPANEDAPQPGEHGSACEVSVSFEDVTVDFSREEWQQLDSTQRRLYQDVMLENYSHLLSVGFEVPKPEVIFKLEQGEGPWTLEGEAPHQSCSDGKFGIKPSQRRISGKSTFHSEMESEDTRDDSLYSILEELWQDAEQIKRCQEKHNKLLSRTTFLNKKILNTEWDYEYKDFGKFVHPSPNLILSQKRPHKRDSFGKSFKHNLDLHIHNKSNAAKNLDKTIGHGQVFTQSSSYSHHENTHTGVKFCERNQCGKVLSLKHSLSQNVKFPIGEKANTCTEFGKIFTQRSHFFAPQKIHTVEKPHELSKCVNVFTQKPLLSIYLRVHRDEKLYICTKCGKAFIQNSELIMHEKTHTREKPYKCNECGKSFFQVSSLLRHQTTHTGEKLFECSECGKGFSLNSALNIHQKIHTGERHHKCSECGKAFTQKSTLRMHQRIHTGERSYICTQCGQAFIQKAHLIAHQRIHTGEKPYECSDCGKSFPSKSQLQMHKRIHTGEKPYICTECGKAFTNRSNLNTHQKSHTGEKSYICAECGKAFTDRSNFNKHQTIHTGEKPYVCADCGRAFIQKSELITHQRIHTTEKPYKCPDCEKSFSKKPHLKVHQRIHTGEKPYICAECGKAFTDRSNFNKHQTIHTGDKPYKCSDCGKGFTQKSVLSMHRNIHT encoded by the exons GGTTCGAAGTTCCTAAACCAGAGGTCATCTTCAAGTTGGAGCAAGGAGAGGGGCCATGGACATTGGAAGGGGAAGCCCCCCATCAGAGTTGTTCAG atgGGAAATTTGGAATTAAGCCTTCCCAGAGGAGAATTTCTGGGAAATCTACATTTCATAGTGAAATGGAGAGTGAAGATACAAGAGATGATTCATTATACTCTATTTTAGAAGAATTGTGGCAAGATGCTGAACAGATAAAGAGATGTCAGGAAAAACACAACAAACTTCTGAGTCGCACTACTTTCCtcaataagaaaatattgaataCAGAGTGGGATTATGAATATAAAGACTTTGGAAAATTTGTTCATCCAAGCCCAAATCTCATTCTTTCACAGAAAAGACCCCATAAACGTGATTCATTTGGGAAGAGTTTTAAGCATAATTTAGACTTACATATTCATAATAAAAGCAATGCAGCAAAGAACCTGGATAAAACTATTGGGCATGGTCAAGTTTTTACCCAGAGCTCTTCTTATAGTCACCATGAAAATACACATACAGGAGTGAAGTTCTGTGAACGTAATCAATGTGGAAAAGTCCTCAGCCTCAAACACTCACTCAGTCAAAATGTGAAATTTCCCATTGGAGAGAAAGCAAACACATGTACTGAATTTGGGAAGATCTTCACCCAGAGGTCACATTTCTTTGCTCCTCAGAAAATTCATACTGTGGAAAAACCTCATGAGCTTAGCAAATGTGTAAATGTTTTTACACAGAAGCCACTACTCAGTATATATCTGAGAGTTCATAGAGATGAAAAACTCTACATATGTACTAAATGTGGGAAGGCCTTCATTCAGAATTCAGAATTAATTATGCATGAGAAAACTCATACTagagagaaaccctataaatgcaatgaatgtgggaaaTCATTTTTCCAGGTGTCATCTCTACTCAGGCATCAGACaactcatactggagaaaaactcTTTGAATGCAGTGAATGTGGTAAAGGCTTCTCCCTGAACTCAGCCCTCAATATACATCAgaaaattcacactggagagagaCATCACAAATGCAGtgagtgtgggaaagcctttaccCAAAAATCAACACTCAGGAtgcatcagagaattcatacagGAGAGAGGTCCTATATCTGTACTCAATGTGGGCAGGCCTTCATCCAGAAGGCACACTTGATTGCACAtcaaagaattcatactggagagaagccttaTGAATGCAGTGACTGTGGGAAATCTTTCCCTTCTAAGTCACAACTCCAGATGCATAAGAGAattcacacaggagagaaaccctatatATGCACTGAATGTGGGAAGGCTTTCACCAACAGGTCAAATCTCAATACTCACCAGAAGTCTCATACTGGAGAAAAGTCTTATATATGTGCtgaatgtgggaaggccttcaCCGACAGGTCAAATTTCAATAAACACCAGAccattcacactggagagaaaccctatgttTGTGCTGATTGTGGGAGGGCCTTCATCCAGAAGTCAGAGTTGATTacacatcagagaattcatactaCAGAGAAGCCTTATAAATGTCCTGACTGTGAGAAATCCTTCTCCAAGAAACCACATCTCAAAGTACATCAACGAAttcacacaggggagaaaccatatatatgtgcagaatgtgggaaagccttcactGATAGGTCAAATTTCAATAAACATCAGACAATTCATACTGGAGATAAACCGTATAAATGCAGTGACTGTGGAAAGGGGTTCACCCAGAAATCAGTTCTCAGTATGCATCGCAATATTCATACATGA